One Miscanthus floridulus cultivar M001 chromosome 11, ASM1932011v1, whole genome shotgun sequence DNA window includes the following coding sequences:
- the LOC136491392 gene encoding LOW QUALITY PROTEIN: putative DNA ligase 4 (The sequence of the model RefSeq protein was modified relative to this genomic sequence to represent the inferred CDS: deleted 1 base in 1 codon) — protein sequence MAAKVRFGLLVAMFNAMSGDKSSAKKRSRLRAFLDRAYVPSGGRDDYFSALRLVLPGLDRERGTYGLKEAALAAVLVDALGIAKDSTDAVRLTNWRRGGGGRNAGNFGLVAAEVLQRRQGLTSGGLTIKEVNDALDRLAATENRSEKASILSNLIKKTNAVEMKWLLMIILKDLKLGISEKSIFEEFHPDAQDLFNVTCDLKFVCEKLNDRSQRHKRQDIEIGKAVRPQLAMRVRDASAAWKKLHGKQVVAECKFDGDRIQIHKNGEEVHFFSRSFLDHSEYTHGMSKIIKENILVDRCILDGEMLVWDTVLNRFAEFGSNQEIAKAAREGLETDRQLCYVAFDILYAGDTSVIHQSLTERHQILQKVVKPLKGHLEILIPTGGLNVRRPSDEPCWSIIAHSVEDVERFFKETIENRDEGIILKDLDSKWEPGDRNGKWLKLKPDYIHAGADLDVIIIGGYYGSGRRGGEVAQFLVGLAVPSDDNSYPKRFLSFCRVGTGLSDEERDALVTKLKPYFRKNEYPKKPPKFYEVTNNSKERPDVWIESPDKSVIISVTSDIRTIKSEVFAAPYCLRFPRIQRVRYDKPWHECLDVQAFVDIVHSSNGTTQRVADDNSLKNDDTKRSRTNKKVEKKKCVSVIPSHLMKTDVSGLKGETLIFANMIFCFVNIPSSYNLEYFHKLVVENGGSFSMNLNDSVTHCIAAEKKGIKYQAALRQGRIIHYEWILDCCEEKHLLHLQPRYILFLADFARHKFPEEIDSYADYYYWDIENADLKQIFSNIDKVAGDSNMVNQYKKKHCIDERFCFFQGCCVYLHNAPLVNADYNVISDLALKRVKQDLTMHGGQVCSSIAPATHLVVVSVLQAYNFDNLYKSFPPAERCYLHDKRLHVVSNKWLEDSVEKQMKLSETAYSLKPDTLEELEIERSEENVQPLDHKLEEHKEVERSHAKNVPRKRSRPTSSSRTARAAPRPVRRIRPRRGNQKAKIGDDVESEESGPSECQDDQNLDTDDTSKVEEGITDKKKGLPPPASKPARRTRATRGNQHTKIDDSGSEESGPCETGQDDQRLDTDYISKMEVDNSDKDCGPPPGAQFFTLGEQEVKGVKLNTVEEKLDSPFQRTTAAEAMSSAPGEKIEQMVDPLHAMLLDMLPLLGKKGTEDASRAPLAKVEKDPPAVGSSTSNSEILAPNAGTSGVPAPDPNAAPPPKKKKVSYKDVASELLKDW from the exons ATGGCGGCGAAGGTGCGGTTCGGCCTCCTGGTGGCGATGTTCAATGCCATGTCGGGCGACAAGAGTTCAGCGAAGAAGCGCAGCCGCCTGCGCGCGTTCCTCGACCGCGCCTACGTGCCCAGCGGCGGTAGGGATGACTATTTCAGCGCGCTCCGCCTCGTGCTCCCGGGGCTCGACCGCGAGCGCGGCACCTATGGGCTCAAGGAGGCGGCCCTCGCCGCCGTGCTTGTCGACGCCCTTGGCATCGCCAAGGACTCTACCGACGCCGTCCGGCTCACCAACTGGCGCCGCGGCGGGGGTGGCCGCAACGCCGGCAACTTCGGGCTCGTGGCCGCTGAG GTCCTGCAACGGAGGCAAGGTCTAACTTCTGGTGGATTGACGATAAAGGAGGTTAACGATGCACTTGATCGTCTAGCTGCAACCGAGAACAG GTCTGAGAAGGCCTCAATACTTTCTAATCTGATCAAGAAAACCAATGCCGTTGAAATGAAGTGGCTTCTGATGATTATTCTTAAAG ATTTGAAATTGGGGATAAGTGAGAAGAGCATATTCGAAGAATTTCATCCTGATGCCCAAGACTTGTTCAATGTCACCTGTGACTTGAAATTCGTCTGTGAGAAGCTCAATGACCGAAGCCAGAGGCATAAACGCCAG GATATAGAAATTGGGAAGGCTGTCAGGCCTCAGCTAGCTATGAGAGTCCGTGATGCTTCAGCTGCTTGGAAGAAG CTTCATGGAAAACAAGTGGTTGCTGAGTGCAAATTCGATGGTGACCGTATTCAAATCCACAAAAATGGGGAAGAGGTCCATTTCTTCTCTAG GAGCTTTCTTGATCACTCTGAATACACACATGGGATGTCAAAAATTATTAAAGAAAATATCCTGGTTGACAG ATGTATATTGGATGGAGAAATGCTTGTCTGGGACACTGTACTTAACCGTTTTGCTGAATTTGGTTCAAACCAGGAAATAG CTAAGGCTGCAAGGGAGGGATTGGAGACTGATCGACAG TTGTGCT ATGTTGCTTTTGACATCCTTTATGCTGGAGACACCAGTGTTATCCACCAAAGTTTGACAGAGCGGCATCAAATTCTGCAGAAGGTTGTGAAACCTTTAAAGGGTCATCTTGAGATTTTGATCCCAACAGGTGGTTTAAATGTCCGTCGCCCTTCAG ATGAACCATGTTGGTCAATTATTGCACATAGTGTTGAAGATGTTGAAAGATTCTTCAAAGAGACTATCGAGAACAG AGATGAGGGCATTATACTGAAGGACCTTGATTCCAAATGGGAACCTGGTGACCGAAATGGAAAGTGGCTTAAACTAAAGCCTGATTATATACACGCGGGCGCTGATCTGGATGTTATTATTATAG GGGGATACTATGGatctggacgtcgaggaggagAG GTTGCACAGTTTTTAGTTGGCCTTGCAGTCCCTTCAGATGAT AATAGTTATCCCAAAAG GTTTCTTTCATTTTGCCGTGTCGGTACTGGGCTCTCTGATGAAGAGCGTGATGCTCTTGTCACCAAACTGAAGCCTTATTTCAG GAAAAATGAGTACCCCAAAAAACCACCAAAATTTTATGAAGTTACAAATAACTCGAAGGAGAGGCCAGATGTTTGGATCGAGAGCCCTGATAA GTCAGTCATAATATCTGTAACAAGTGACATTCGTACAATCAAGTCCGAG GTATTTGCTGCTCCGTACTGTTTGAGGTTCCCCCGTATTCAGAGAGTGAGATACGACAAGCCATGGCATGAGTGCCTTGATGTGCAAG CATTTGTGGACATTGTGCATTCAAGTAATGGTACAACACAAAGGGTGGCAGATGATAACAGTCTGAAGAATGATGACACAAAACGCTCAAGAACAAACAAAAaagtggagaagaagaagtgTGTCTCAGTCATCCCTTCACATCTCATGAAGACTGATGTATCAGGTCTTAAGGGAGAAACCCTGATATTTGCCAACATGATTTTCT GTTTTGTCAACATTCCATCATCTTATAATCTCGAATATTTTCATAAACTGGTTGTGGAAAATGGGGGATCTTTCTCCATGAATCTGAATGACTCTGTTACGCACTGCATAGCTGCGGAGAAGAAAG GTATCAAATATCAGGCAGCTTTACGGCAGGGAAGGATCATTCACTATGAGTGGATATTAGACTGTTGTGAGGAAAAACATCTTCTTCATTTGCAACCTAG GTATATACTATTTCTTGCTGATTTTGCCAGGCACAAATTTCCTGAAGAGATTGATTCATATGCTGACTATTACTACTGGGACATTGAAAATGCTGACCTCAAGCAG ATTTTCAGTAACATCGACAAAGTTGCTGGTGATTCAAACATGGTTAATCAGTACAAAAAGAAGCATTGCATAGACGAGAGATTCTGTTTCTTCCAGGGTTGCTGTGTCTACTTGCATAATGCACCCTTAGT GAATGCGGACTACAATGTAATATCTGATCTTGCGCTGAAGAGGGTGAAGCAGGATCTAACAATGCATGGTGGTCAAGTCTGCAGCAGCATTGCTCCAGCTACTCATTTGGTTGTAGTTTCGGTTTTACAGGCCTATAACTTCGATAACCTGTACAAGAG CTTCCCTCCTGCTGAAAGATGTTATCTACATGACAAACGATTACATGTTGTCAGTAATAAGTGGTTGGAAGATTCAGTGGAGAAACAAATGAAGCTCTCTGAAACTGCTTACAGCCTTAAACCAGATACACTAGAAGAACTAGAAATTGAAAGGAG TGAGGAAAATGTTCAGCCTCTGGATCATAAGCTTGAGGAACACAAGGAGGTTGAAAGATCTCATGCCAAAAATGTACCAAGGAAAAGGAGCAGGCCAACCAGTAGTTCAAGAACTGCAAGGGCTGCTCCTAGACCAGTCCGGCGAATAAGGCCTAGAAGAGGAAACCAGAAAGCAAAAATAGGTGATGATGTTGAATCTGAAGAAAGTGGCCCCAGTGAATGTCAGGATGATCAAAATTTGGACACAGATGATACCTCTAAGGTTGAAGAAGGTATTACCGACAAAAAGAAAGGACTCCCTCCACCTGCTTCTAAACCAGCCCGGAGAACAAGGGCTACAAGAGGAAATCAGCATACAAAGATAGATGACAGCGGATCCGAAGAAAGTGGGCCTTGTGAAACAGGGCAAGATGATCAGAGGTTGGACACAGATTACATCTCTAAGATGGAAGTAGATAACAGCGATAAAGACTGTGGACCACCACCAGGTGCTCAGTTTTTCACATTGGGGGAGCAAGAGGTCAAAGGTGTCAAATTGAACACCGTGGAGGAGAAACTAGACAGTCCTTTCCAAAGAACAACCGCTGCTGAAGCCATGAGTAGTGCTCCAGGTGAGAAGATAGAACAAATGGTTGATCCATTGCACGCCATGCTTCTGGATATGCTACCACTCCTGGGCAAGAAAGGGACAGAAGATGCAAGTAGGGCACCCTTGGCGAAAGTTGAGAAGGATCCACCTGCGGTAGGAAGTTCCACATCCAATTCTGAGATTCTAGCGCCAAATGCTGGGACATCCGGGGTTCCAGCCCCAGACCCGAATGCAGCTCCTCCCCCAAAGAAGAAAAAAGTGAGTTACAAAGATGTCGCTAGTGAACTTCTGAAAGATTGGTGA
- the LOC136493621 gene encoding uncharacterized membrane protein At1g16860-like, with product MGSRFASHQLSNGLYVSGRPEQPKEKAPTICSTAMPYTGGDIKKSGELGKMFDLHVEKSRKSGPLGNAPSRNTSFGGAASNSGPVSNAGGRSNYSGSLSSSVPGAGGSARAKSNSGPLNKHGEPTKRSSGPQSGGVTPMARQNSGPLPPVLPTTGLITSGPISSGPLNSSGAPRKVSGPLDSAASMKMRATSFAHNQAVTNLNTEDGYSIQGSFPKPILWAVILLFVMGFIAGGFILGAVHNAILLIVVVVIFGFVAALLIWNACWGRRGAIGFVNRYPDADLRTAKDGQYVKVTGVVTCGNFPLESSFQRVPRCVYTSTSLYEYRGWDSKAANTEHRRFTWGLRSMERHAVDFYISDFQSGLRALVKTGYGARVTPYVYESVIIDINPDNKDMSPDFLRWLRERNLSSDDRTMRLKEGYIKEGSTVSVMGVVQRNDNVLMIVPPSEPISTGCQWAKCVLPTNLDGLVLRCEDTSNIDVIPV from the exons ATGGGTTCAAGGTTTGCATCACATCAGCTGAGCAATGGCCTGTATGTTTCTGGTCGGCCTGAGCAACCTAAGGAGAAGGCCCCAACCATTTGTTCCACTGCGATGCCATATACTGGGGGTGACATCAAGAAATCTGGAGAGCTGGGGAAGATGTTTGATCTCCATGTTGAGAAGTCAAGAAAATCTGGTCCTCTAGGAAATGCTCCATCAAGGAATACTTCATTTGGAGGTGCTGCTTCCAACTCTGGACCCGTCTCCAATGCTGGTGGTCGGTCCAACTACTCTGGttctctttcatcttcagttcctGGTGCTGGCGGATCAGCCAGAGCAAAATCAAACTCCGGACCGCTCAATAAGCATGGAGAGCCAACAAAGAGGTCATCTGGTCCCCAATCTGGAGGAGTGACCCCAATGGCACGCCAAAACTCTGGCCCCCTTCCACCTGTGCTTCCGACAACTGGGCTTATCACATCTGGGCCTATCTCTTCAGGGCCACTTAATTCGTCTGGTGCTCCAAGGAAAGTATCTGGGCCACTTGATTCTGCTGCATCGATGAAAATGCGGGCTACTTCCTTTGCTCACAATCAAGCTGTTACTAATCTCAACACTGAAGATGGTTACTCAATTCAGGGAAGCTTTCCTAAGCCAATACTCTGGGCTGTGATTCTGCTCTTTGTGATGGGTTTCATAGCAGGTGGCTTCATTCTGGGTGCTGTTCACAATGCAATTTTGCTGATAGTTGTTGTGGTGATATTTGGTTTTGTTGCTGCACTTCTTATCTGGAATGCTTGCTGGGGTAGGAGAGGCGCAATTGGGTTTGTTAATCGCTATCCTGATGCTGATCTCAGAACTGCCAAAGATGGACAGTATGTAAAGGTTACAGGG GTGGTTACTTGTGGAAATTTCCCCCTAGAATCCTCGTTCCAAAGGGTCCCAAGATGCGTATACACTTCTACTAGCTTATATGAGTACAGGGGTTGGGATTCCAAAGCTGCCAATACTGAGCATCGGCGTTTTACCTGGGGTTTACGCTCAATGGAG CGACATGCGGTTGATTTCTACATCTCAGATTTTCAGTCTGGGCTTCGAGCATTGGTGAAAACAGGATATGGTGCTCGTGTGACCCCTTATGTCTATGAATCTGTTATAATTGACATCAATCCAGACAACAAGGATATGTCCCCTGATTTTTTGAGATGGCTAAGGGAGAGAAACCTTTCAAGCGATGATCGGACAATGCGCCTAAAAGAAGG ATACATCAAGGAAGGTAGCACTGTGAGTGTGATGGGGGTTGTCCAAAGGAATGACAACGTTCTAATGATTGTTCCTCCATCAGAGCCCATCTCAACTGGTTGTCAGTGGGCCAAGTGCGTTCTCCCAACCAACCTTGATGGGCTTGTTTTAAGATGCGAAGATACTTCGAACATTGATGTGATACCAGTTTAA